The following coding sequences lie in one Chionomys nivalis chromosome 8, mChiNiv1.1, whole genome shotgun sequence genomic window:
- the Asphd1 gene encoding aspartate beta-hydroxylase domain-containing protein 1 isoform X1, with the protein MWKGRNQEAVIEGTREELGGPGSWGLEDAGPLARASLPIVFPWPLPLGSSALTVLLGALTSLFLWYCYRLGSQDMQALGAGSQAGGVNGGPEVCSQMGPRGSGDPGEGPRAEGLVSRRLRAYARRYSWAGMGRVRRAAHGGSGLAGGTGLLGIQRPGLLFLPDLPSSPFVPRDAQRHDVELLQSSFPAILRDFGAVSWDFSGTTPPPRGWSQSLAPGCYQLLLYQAGRCQPSNCRRCPGAYRALRGLRSFMSANTFGNAGFSVLLPGARLEGRCGPTNARVRCHLGLKIPPGCELVVGGEPQCWAEGHCLLVDDSFLHTVAHNGSPEDGPRVVFIVDLWHPNVAGAERQALDFVFAPDP; encoded by the exons ATGTGGAAgggcaggaaccaggaagcaGTCATCGAGGGGACAAGGGAAGAACTGGGGGGACCCGGGAGCTGGGGTCTAGAAGATGCAGGCCCCTTGGCCAGGGCCTCTTTGCCTATCGTGTTTCCATGGCCACTGCCTCTAGGTTCCTCAGCTCTTACGGTGCTCCTGGGAGCCCTCACTTCTCTGTTCCTTTGGTACTGCTACCGTCTGGGTTCCCAAGACATGCAGGCCCTGGGGGCTGGGAGCCAAGCTGGAGGTGTTAATGGTGGGCCTGAGGTATGCTCTCAGATGGGCCCAAGGGGCTCTGGGGATCCTGGGGAAGGACCCAGGGCAGAAGGTCTAGTTAGCCGGCGACTTCGGGCCTATGCCAGGCGCTACTCCTGGGCTGGGATGGGCAGAGTGAGACGGGCAGCTCATGGAGGTTCTGGCCTGGCAGGAGGGACAGGGCTCCTGGGCATTCAGCGCCCAGGCCTACTTTTTCTACCAGACCTGCCTTCGTCCCCCTTTGTGCCACGTGATGCCCAGAGGCATGACGTGGAACTCCTACAGAGCAGCTTCCCCGCCATTTTGCGGGACTTTGGGGCTGTGAGTTGGGACTTCTCAGGGACTACCCCTCCGCCTCGGGGCTGGTCCCAATCCCTGGCCCCCGGGTGCTACCAGCTCCTGCTGTACCAAGCAGGCCGGTGCCAACCCAGCAACTGCCGGAGGTGCCCAGGAGCCTATCGCGCACTGAGGGGGCTGCGGAGCTTCATGAGTGCCAATACCTTCGGCAATGCTGGCTTTTCCGTTCTCCTGCCTGGGGCCCGGCTTGAGGGCCGCTGTGGACCCACCAATGCTCGGGTTAGATGCCATCTGG GCCTGAAGATCCCCCCTGGCTGCGAGCTGGTTGTTGGTGGAGAGCCTCAGTGCTGGGCTGAAGGGCACTGTCTCCTGGTGGACGACTCCTTCCTGCACACAGTGGCTCATAATG GGTCCCCTGAAGATGGGCCTCGAGTGGTCTTCATTGTGGATCTCTGGCACCCCAATGTGGCTGGGGCTGAACGCCAAGCTCTTGACTTTGTCTTCGCGCCAGACCCTTGA
- the Asphd1 gene encoding aspartate beta-hydroxylase domain-containing protein 1 isoform X2: MSANTFGNAGFSVLLPGARLEGRCGPTNARVRCHLGLKIPPGCELVVGGEPQCWAEGHCLLVDDSFLHTVAHNGSPEDGPRVVFIVDLWHPNVAGAERQALDFVFAPDP; encoded by the exons ATGAGTGCCAATACCTTCGGCAATGCTGGCTTTTCCGTTCTCCTGCCTGGGGCCCGGCTTGAGGGCCGCTGTGGACCCACCAATGCTCGGGTTAGATGCCATCTGG GCCTGAAGATCCCCCCTGGCTGCGAGCTGGTTGTTGGTGGAGAGCCTCAGTGCTGGGCTGAAGGGCACTGTCTCCTGGTGGACGACTCCTTCCTGCACACAGTGGCTCATAATG GGTCCCCTGAAGATGGGCCTCGAGTGGTCTTCATTGTGGATCTCTGGCACCCCAATGTGGCTGGGGCTGAACGCCAAGCTCTTGACTTTGTCTTCGCGCCAGACCCTTGA